The Carassius auratus strain Wakin chromosome 27, ASM336829v1, whole genome shotgun sequence genome includes a region encoding these proteins:
- the LOC113045509 gene encoding general transcription factor IIH subunit 5: MVNVLKGVLIECDPAMKQFLLYLDETSALGKKFIIQDLDDTHVFILAEVVQILQERVGELMDQNSFPITQK; this comes from the exons ATGGTTAATGTCTTAAAAGGAGTTCTCATTGAATG tGACCCAGCTATGAAGCAATTTCTTCTATATCTCGATGAGACATCTGCATTGGGGAAGAAATTTATCATCCAGGATTTGGACGACACACACGTTTTCATCCTAGCTGAAGTCGTGCAGATTCTCCAGGAGCGAGTAGGTGAACTGATGGACCAGAATTCATTTCCCATCACCCAGAAATAA
- the LOC113045510 gene encoding protein SERAC1-like isoform X2 → MVTLNQAITIDTSAILQEKHKSYIYLTHTTNREEESLASGFTLKTRKELHKAARKFLEISSRVLLHPLDEHLSHLDADPHECALWVLLKKTCSLDRAVREQAVQELAQNHHWQDYQYQTAAQVIDQRTAVALARIPNVDLRFFLPPPPLPHTEDDISIEDGLRQLLASLPQSEVDQCVKYFTSLALRESSQSLASQRGGLWCFGGNGLPYAQSLTSTPSEKVETFCLQALVQHSKVHSHCDHIVANGGLQLLQRVYQLRRDSPKIQHNIVRIIGNLALNESLHTAIVQSGWVSVLAEMIQSPYILQASLAARALANLDREAVQQKYQDGVYILHPQCRTNQPIKADVLFVHGLLGAAFKTWRQKDLDVTDDDMVEGVREDYTECWPKSWLAADCPNLRILSVEYDTHLSDWKAKCPAENQRKSLAYRSQELLRKLKDAGVGERPVVWVAHSMGGLLVKKMLLDASKDPDLSPLIKNTKGILFYSVPHHGTFMAGYSVNVRYLLFPSIEVKELCRDSPALRDLNENFLNITKEQEFKVLSFAETLPTSIGPMLKILVVPSQSADLGIGDLIQVDVDHLNICKPEKKDSFLYKRTLQFIQDALGGQSIK, encoded by the exons ATGGTCACTCTGAACCAGGCCATCACTATCGACACCAGTGCAATACTCCAGGAGAAGCACAAGTCCTACATCTACCTGACTCACACCACTAATAGAGAAGAGGAGAGCCTTGCTTCTG GCTTCACTCTGAAGACCAGGAAGGAACTTCATAAAGCAGCTAGAAAGTTTCTTGAAATTTCATCAAGAGTTCTTCTTCACCCTTTGGATG AGCATCTCAGTCATCTAGACGCAGACCCTCACGAATGTGCGCTATGGGTGCTACTGAAGAAAACCTGCTCTCTGGACCGAGCCGTGAGAGAGCAGGCGGTGCAGGAACTGGCCCAGAATCACCACTGGCAGG ATTATCAGTACCAGACTGCAGCACAGGTGATAGATCAGCGCACAGCTGTGGCTCTCGCCCGCATACCTAACGTGGACCTGCGCTTCTTTCTCCCTCCTCCTCCACTGCCGCACACTGAAGAT GATATATCAATAGAAGATGGGCTTAGGCAGTTACTGGCATCTCTGCCCCAGTCGGAGGTGGATCAGTGTGTGAAGTACTTCACTTCTCTGGCACTAAGAGAGAGCAGCCAATCACTAGCCTCTCAACGG GGAGGGCTATGGTGTTTTGGAGGAAATGGGTTGCCCTATGCCCAAAGTCTGACTTCCACTCCCTCTGAGAAGGTGGAGACGTTCTGCCTGCAGGCCCTGGTGCAGCACTCAAAG GTCCACAGTCATTGTGATCACATTGTCGCTAATGGAGGACTGCAGCTCTTGCAAAGAGTCTACCAGCTTCGCAGAGACTCTCCAAAAATTCAGCACAACATTGTGCGAATTATTGGAAATCTCGCCCTTAATGAGAGCTTGCACACAGCCATAGTACAGTCAG GTTGGGTGTCTGTCCTGGCTGAGATGATCCAGTCACCATACATCTTGCAGGCATCTCTTGCTGCCCGTGCTTTAGCCAATTTGGACCGAGAAGCTGTACAACAGAAGTACCAGGATGGTGTTTACATATTGCACCCACAATGCCGCACAAA ccAGCCAATCAAAGCTGATGTTCTCTTCGTGCATGGCCTCTTGGGGGCAGCTTTTAAAACATGGCGCCAGAAGGATCTTGACGTGACGGATGATGACATGGTGGAAGGGGTTCGAGAGGACTACACTGAATGCTGGCCCAag tcatggtTGGCTGCAGACTGTCCAAACCTCCGAATCCTGTCTGTTGAGTATGACACCCATTTAAGTGATTGGAAGGCAAAGTGTCCTGCTGAAAACCAAAG AAAGTCCTTGGCCTACAGGAGTCAGGAACTGCTGAGGAAATTGAAGGATGCAGGTGTAGGGGAAAGGCCTGTGGTCTGGGTAGCCCACAGTATGGGAG GTTTACTTGTGAAAAAGATGCTCTTAGATGCCTCTAAAGATCCTGATCTCAGTCCGCTGATCAAGAACACGAAGGGAATTCTGTTCTACAGCGTTCCTCATCACGGCACGTTTATGGCAGGGTATTCTGTCAATGTCCGATATCTCCTTTTTCCCTCCATCGAAGTAAAAGAACTATGTAGAG ACTCTCCAGCATTACGGGACTTGAATGAAAATTTCCTGAACATTACAAAGGAACAAGAGTTTAAGGTCCTTAGCTTTGCAGAAACTCTGCCAACCTCCATTGGGCCGATGCTCAAAATATTGGTAGTTCCTTCTCAGTCAGCAG atctGGGTATTGGGGACCTCATTCAGGTGGATGTTGATCACCTCAACATCTGCAAGCCAGAAAAAAAGGACTCATTTCTTTATAAACGTACTTTACAGTTTATTCAAGATGCTCTTGGAGGACAGAGTATTAAGTGA
- the LOC113045510 gene encoding protein SERAC1-like isoform X1, which translates to MSASALRLIRVRRLSTTGPGPGPAVRRALPWRDLRRIAKMTGAIVLGGCVFITYEMVTLNQAITIDTSAILQEKHKSYIYLTHTTNREEESLASGFTLKTRKELHKAARKFLEISSRVLLHPLDEHLSHLDADPHECALWVLLKKTCSLDRAVREQAVQELAQNHHWQDYQYQTAAQVIDQRTAVALARIPNVDLRFFLPPPPLPHTEDDISIEDGLRQLLASLPQSEVDQCVKYFTSLALRESSQSLASQRGGLWCFGGNGLPYAQSLTSTPSEKVETFCLQALVQHSKVHSHCDHIVANGGLQLLQRVYQLRRDSPKIQHNIVRIIGNLALNESLHTAIVQSGWVSVLAEMIQSPYILQASLAARALANLDREAVQQKYQDGVYILHPQCRTNQPIKADVLFVHGLLGAAFKTWRQKDLDVTDDDMVEGVREDYTECWPKSWLAADCPNLRILSVEYDTHLSDWKAKCPAENQRKSLAYRSQELLRKLKDAGVGERPVVWVAHSMGGLLVKKMLLDASKDPDLSPLIKNTKGILFYSVPHHGTFMAGYSVNVRYLLFPSIEVKELCRDSPALRDLNENFLNITKEQEFKVLSFAETLPTSIGPMLKILVVPSQSADLGIGDLIQVDVDHLNICKPEKKDSFLYKRTLQFIQDALGGQSIK; encoded by the exons gaAGAATAGCAAAAATGACAGGAGCAATAGTATTGGG AGGCTGTGTTTTCATCACATACGAGATGGTCACTCTGAACCAGGCCATCACTATCGACACCAGTGCAATACTCCAGGAGAAGCACAAGTCCTACATCTACCTGACTCACACCACTAATAGAGAAGAGGAGAGCCTTGCTTCTG GCTTCACTCTGAAGACCAGGAAGGAACTTCATAAAGCAGCTAGAAAGTTTCTTGAAATTTCATCAAGAGTTCTTCTTCACCCTTTGGATG AGCATCTCAGTCATCTAGACGCAGACCCTCACGAATGTGCGCTATGGGTGCTACTGAAGAAAACCTGCTCTCTGGACCGAGCCGTGAGAGAGCAGGCGGTGCAGGAACTGGCCCAGAATCACCACTGGCAGG ATTATCAGTACCAGACTGCAGCACAGGTGATAGATCAGCGCACAGCTGTGGCTCTCGCCCGCATACCTAACGTGGACCTGCGCTTCTTTCTCCCTCCTCCTCCACTGCCGCACACTGAAGAT GATATATCAATAGAAGATGGGCTTAGGCAGTTACTGGCATCTCTGCCCCAGTCGGAGGTGGATCAGTGTGTGAAGTACTTCACTTCTCTGGCACTAAGAGAGAGCAGCCAATCACTAGCCTCTCAACGG GGAGGGCTATGGTGTTTTGGAGGAAATGGGTTGCCCTATGCCCAAAGTCTGACTTCCACTCCCTCTGAGAAGGTGGAGACGTTCTGCCTGCAGGCCCTGGTGCAGCACTCAAAG GTCCACAGTCATTGTGATCACATTGTCGCTAATGGAGGACTGCAGCTCTTGCAAAGAGTCTACCAGCTTCGCAGAGACTCTCCAAAAATTCAGCACAACATTGTGCGAATTATTGGAAATCTCGCCCTTAATGAGAGCTTGCACACAGCCATAGTACAGTCAG GTTGGGTGTCTGTCCTGGCTGAGATGATCCAGTCACCATACATCTTGCAGGCATCTCTTGCTGCCCGTGCTTTAGCCAATTTGGACCGAGAAGCTGTACAACAGAAGTACCAGGATGGTGTTTACATATTGCACCCACAATGCCGCACAAA ccAGCCAATCAAAGCTGATGTTCTCTTCGTGCATGGCCTCTTGGGGGCAGCTTTTAAAACATGGCGCCAGAAGGATCTTGACGTGACGGATGATGACATGGTGGAAGGGGTTCGAGAGGACTACACTGAATGCTGGCCCAag tcatggtTGGCTGCAGACTGTCCAAACCTCCGAATCCTGTCTGTTGAGTATGACACCCATTTAAGTGATTGGAAGGCAAAGTGTCCTGCTGAAAACCAAAG AAAGTCCTTGGCCTACAGGAGTCAGGAACTGCTGAGGAAATTGAAGGATGCAGGTGTAGGGGAAAGGCCTGTGGTCTGGGTAGCCCACAGTATGGGAG GTTTACTTGTGAAAAAGATGCTCTTAGATGCCTCTAAAGATCCTGATCTCAGTCCGCTGATCAAGAACACGAAGGGAATTCTGTTCTACAGCGTTCCTCATCACGGCACGTTTATGGCAGGGTATTCTGTCAATGTCCGATATCTCCTTTTTCCCTCCATCGAAGTAAAAGAACTATGTAGAG ACTCTCCAGCATTACGGGACTTGAATGAAAATTTCCTGAACATTACAAAGGAACAAGAGTTTAAGGTCCTTAGCTTTGCAGAAACTCTGCCAACCTCCATTGGGCCGATGCTCAAAATATTGGTAGTTCCTTCTCAGTCAGCAG atctGGGTATTGGGGACCTCATTCAGGTGGATGTTGATCACCTCAACATCTGCAAGCCAGAAAAAAAGGACTCATTTCTTTATAAACGTACTTTACAGTTTATTCAAGATGCTCTTGGAGGACAGAGTATTAAGTGA